Part of the Labilibaculum antarcticum genome, GATTTACAACCTTGCTTGTCCGGCATCTCCGGTTCATTATCAGTACAACCCAATTAAAACGGTTAAAACTTCTGTCATGGGAGCTATTAACATGCTTGGCTTAGCCAAAAGAACAAAGGCAAAGATATTACAAGCATCAACAAGTGAGGTTTATGGTGATCCAGTGGTACATCCTCAACCCGAAAGCTATTGGGGACATGTGAATCCAATTGGCATTCGCTCTTGTTATGATGAAGGCAAACGATGCGCTGAATCTTTGTTTGTTAATTATCACGCCCAAAATAATGTACGAATCAAAATCATAAGAATATTTAATACTTATGGCCCTAAAATGGAGCCGGATGATGGCCGTGTTGTTTCCAATTTTATTGTTCAGGCATTGCAAGGACAGGACATCACAATTTTTGGAGATGGAAAACAAACGCGGAGTTTTCAATATGTTTCAGATTTGGTGGAGGGAATGATTAGAATGATGAATACAGGTGATGATTTTACAGGACCTGTAAATATTGGTAATCCTGGAGAATTCACAATGCTAGAGTTAGCAAAAAATATTATCGATTTAACAGACTCAAAATCAAAAATAATCCATTTGCCTTTGCCATCAGATGATCCAACCCAGCGTCAACCGGACATAACTTTAGCTAAAGAAAAACTAAATGGATGGGAACCAATTGTACCATTACGTGAAGGCCTCATAAAGACTATTGATTATTTTGAGAATCTTTTATCTGAAAAATAATTCGTTTTGTATTCTTTCCAAAGCCACGAAATTAATTCCTATTTATGAAAAAAGATTTTCAAGAGGTGATTCCAACAGTATTAGTTGTAGACGATAATCCTAAGAATATTCAGATTATTGCCTTGATTCTTCGCGAATTAAATTATAAGATTACAATAGCTGTTGATGGGAAAACGGCTATCGATTTAGTTGATAGAGTTAGACCCGATTTAATACTATTGGATATTATGATGCCTGGTATGGATGGATTCGAAGCCTGCAAAATAATTAAATCAAAAACTAAAAATGAGAACATCCCAATAATTTTCCTTACGGCCCTAAGCGAAAAAGTGAATATTGTAAAAGGTTTTGAGAATGGCGGTGTTGACTATATCGTTAAACCGTTTAATAAAGAAGAGTTAATTAGCAGAATAAAGACTCATTTGGAATTAAAGTTTGCAAGGGATGAAATGCAACGGATGACTACCCATTTAAGTGAGTTAAATTCTATAAAGGATAAGATGTTCTCGGTAATAGGACATGATTTACGCTCACCTATTGGCAGCATGAAAATGATTATTGACAATCTTTTGAGCAAAGCAGACAAGTATGCAGATGAGAGCTTGATTGATTCTGTTGAAATACTGTCTAAAACTTCTGATGAAGTTTTCAACCTTCTTGAAAATTTATTGTGGTGGGCAAGATCGCAAAGTAAAGCTGTTGTTATTTATCCTGAAAATCTCGAATTGGAACAAATTGTAAACAGTATCTATTACCTTAATAAAGGCAGTTTTAAACTGAAAAAAATAAACTTCAAACAAGTTGTTGATAAGGATTGCACTGTTCTGGCAGATATTAATATTTTGAAGACAATTCTTCGTAATCTATTGTCTAATGCCTTGAAGTTCACGCCGGAAGGTGGTCAGATTACATTAGAAGCTTATACCTCAGGAGAATTTGTTCAAATTTCAATTATTGATACAGGGGTTGGTATTCCTGCCGATAAAATTCCCTTGTTGTTTGATGAAAAGGGACATTTAACCACATTCGGGACCAATAATGAATCTGGAAGTGGTTTGGGCTTAAAGCTTTGTGGAGAATTCGTTAAGTCAAGTAATGGCCATATTCATGTGAAAAGTGAAATTGGACTTGGAAGTACATTTACCATCGAAATACCAAAAGGGATAACAGTTGATTGATTATAAATAGGTAAGAATCAGAAATATGAAAAAAATTTTAATTGTTGATGATAAGTCATCCATAAGCATGTTGTTAGTTCAATTCTTAAAAGAACGTTTTAAATTGGAGACAAAATCTGATGGTCTTGAAGCTCTTGCTTGGTTGCAGCAAGGAAACATTCCTGATTTGATTATTACAGATTTGCAAATGCCAAACATGGACGGTATCGGACTTATTAACAGTTTAAAAGAAAGTGGTTATTTTAAGCATATTCCAATAATTGTACTGAGTAGTAAAGACAGTAGTGCTGACCGTATTCAATGCTTAAAATTGGGAGCTGAAGATTACATGATAAAGCCATTTAATCCAGAAGAATTACAACTTCGCATTGATAAAATCTTAAATCGATAATCTCTGTGAATTTACAGTTTCAGTAAAAAAGAATCAGGAAAGTTATTCTTTAAAATTCTAAACTTTACACCATGGACAACTTAATTATCCTATACCTCAGTTCCGATTCAACTAATAAGCACTCAGCAATAACTAAGGGTATGGTTGCTGAATTTTTCATGGTGGATAATATATTTTCTGCCAACCAGTGGATTAAAGAAAATGAATTGCCGGATGCTGTTGTTTGTGATAAAAAGCTACGTGGAGGCAATGGATTCTCTTTTTACGATTTTTGGATTGAACAGTTTGATCCAAAATCAAAAATTCCATTTATTCTTATTGACGATGAAAACAATCAGGATACAATTCAAAAAGCTTTGCAGAAAGGGATAGACGATGTTTATTCGAAGCCTTTTACTATTGAAGATCTTATTCCTCGAATACTAACCTTACAAAAGGTTAAACCTCTGGCAAAAACTCAGCCGAGAACAAGTTCGACACTACCGCAGGCCTACAAAACGCCATTTTTTAAAAGAACTTTTGATATTGTGTCTGCCTCATTAGGTTTATTACTCATATCTCCAATTCTGATTTTATTTGTCATTGCTATTCGCCTGGAATCTAAAGGGAAAGTATACTATATATCTAAAAGAGTTGGTTCAGGATACAATGTTTTTGATTTTTATAAACTTAGATCGATGTTTACTGATGCCGACAAACGTTTAAAGGAACTTTCACATTTGAATCAATATCAAAATGAATCAACTGAAAATACAGATGAAAAGGATGAAGCTGTAAAAAACACTTCTGTTTCGGAATTAGATCACACAGATCAGATGTTAATTGGAGATGAAGAACAGGTTTCTGAAAAAGAACATATTTTAGCTAAGAAACAAAAGCAAGATTCTGCCTTTGTGAAATTTGAAAATGATCCTCGAATTACTAAAGTTGGTCAGATTATTCGAAAATTAAGTATTGATGAGTTACCTCAATTACTTAATGTGATTAAGGGGGATATGTCGATAGTCGGAAATCGCCCTTTACCCCTTTACGAAGCTGAACTTTTAACAACCGATGATTGGACCGAACGATTTCATGGACCGGCTGGGATTACAGGCTTATGGCAAGTGGAAGCTCGTGGTAAAACAAGTAAAATGTCTCCGGAAGAAAGAAAATCTTTGGACAATAAATATTCTGAAATTGCAAAGAGTCCTTTCTCATTTTGGAAAGACCTTTGGATAATTATACGAACAATTCCAGCAGTATTTCAAAAAGAAAATGTTTAAAGCCAAACTTATGAATAGAATAATTCCACTCTTTTTCTTATTTCAATTTTCTATATCGACAAGTGCTGTTTATTCCCAAAATTTAGATACGCTTGTTGATCAAGTTGTGCAAGGGAGTCAAATAACGGATATGTTATTACCTTTAAATTACATGCAGGAACTAGCAGTAGAAAATTCGCCACTATTAAAATTTCACGATTCTGAAATTATTATTAGTAAGCTGAAAATAAGAGCGGAGAAACGCAACTGGATGTCTACTCTTGGATTTGAAGCCAGTGCTAAATACGGTTTGTTTGATAATCTGATAATAACTGAAGACTTGGGAACAGAACAAGCTACTTCCAAAACAGAACAGACACGATATAGTGTTGGCTTATTTTTAAAAATTCCTTTAAACACTGTTGGTGATAGAACCAATGTAAGACAAGCTCGGGCAGAGTTAGAAAAGCGTAGGTATCAAAAAGAAAATAGTGTAAAGGAGTTGAGACAATTGGTTATTGTTCAGTTTAATAATGTATTAAAAAGTAATAAAAGTGTTGAAATTCGGAACAAAGCCTTCGGATTTTCGAACATGCAGATGATTAGTGTTGAAAAGGATTTTGTTAATGGTAAAATAAATATTTCGGAATATACACGTGTGAATGATATTAAAATGAATGCGGAGTTGGAGTTTGAAAAATCTAAACTTGAGCTGACAATGGCAATTCAGATATTAAGTGAAATTGTTGGCAAACCAGTAACAACTAAAAATTAGACTATTTTGAATATAATCTTCTTCATACGACTACTTCAAAAGCACTTATTATTGTTAGCTATTTTACCAATAGTTATGGTAGGTGTTGTGTTCTTCTTGACTCAGGATCAACCTAAATTGTATGATTCAAGTACCGGTATTTATACAGGTATTGCGACAGGTTCATCAATTGTTTCTCTAGAAGAATCTAAGTTGGATTTATTCGGGACAAGAATTGCATTCGATAATTTAATCAATTTAATAAAAACAAAAACAACCATTGAAGAAGTTGCTTTGCGATTATTAGCTAAACACTTGCTTTTAGATGGATCAACGCCTGATGTGATTTTACCAAAACATTATGCAGAGTTAATGGAGTTGGTTCCAGAAAAGGTAAAAGCTTTAGTTGTTAAAGGGAACCCAGAAAAAACCTATCGGAATTTATTGGCTTATAAGAATTTAGATCACAACAATTTTGTTTATGAATTGATTCACTTAAACCATAGACATTATAGTAGCAAGGAGATTCTTAAAGAAATTAAAGTAGCTAGAGTACAATCTAGTGATATGGTTATGATTTCGTTCAATACAGATGACCCAGGGATTTGTAAAAATACACTTGATTTAATTAATGAGGTCTTTGTGCGAGTATACTCCGATATAAAAGTAAATCAATCGGATGCTGTTGTTAGTTACTTTTTGAAAGAGATAGGAAATTCAGAGGATAATTTAAACGTTGCTGAAGAGGAGTTGGTAGAGTTTAATAAGGCTCACAATATTATTAATTACTACGAACAAACCCGACATATTGCATCAGAAAAAGAACATTTTGATCTTAGATATACCGAAATTAAAATGAACCATATGGCCGTTGTGTCGGTTCTTCGTCTTTTGGAAAATAGAATGACTAAGGGGAATCAAAGGAGATTGAATAGTACTGAAATATTGGCTTTACGAAAGAGTCTATCGGAAATTGAGCATCGCATTTGGATGAAATCAAACTATGCAGGAGTAAATGAATTGAGTTCCAAACAAGATTCAACAGACTTGGTAGACTTGAAGGGCGAATCGATGATTATTGAGCAACAGCTAAAAAAAATGGTTGCGTCTCAATACGAAATGGATAATAGTAAGGAAGGATTAAATGGAAATACGATATTGGATCGTTGGATTGAAAAGATTATTGAGTTTGAATCTTCAAAAGCTCAATTGGAAGTTGGTGATCAAATTAAAATAGAATTTGATGATTTATTCAAATTATATGCGCCTTTGGGGGCAACAATGAAAAGACTGGAACGTAAAATCGATGTTGCTGAACAAAAATATTTATCCCTATTAGAGAGTTTAAACAAAGCAAAGTTAAAGCAACAAAATGTCGAGCTGAATTCAAATCTTAAAATTGTAACACCTCCATTTTTCCCTATTGAAGCAAGAGCGAGTAAAAGAAAATTCCTTTTGATAATTGCATTCATGATTGGATTTGTGATTCCTGTATTTTTTATCATCGTATTGGAATTTATAGACTCAAGTATTAAGACAGTAGTAAGGGCCGAAGACATGATTGGAATGAACGTTTTGTCAATGTTTCCAAATTTATTGTTGAAAAATAAGAATACGGATTTGGAACTGGTGAAAAACAAAACCTTAAATGTTCTTGTACGAAAGTTATTGTTATTGAAATCTGTTAATCAGGAAGATAAAAAAACAGTTCAAGTAAGCGTATTTAGTAATCAGAAGGGGGAAGGAAAAAGCTTTGTGTTTGATATGTTGGTAGACCGTTTGCATAATTTAGGTTATAAAGTTTTGTCTTTACAAAATGGAAATGCTGATGAAACCAAATCAAGTACTTTCTACAATTATTCAATTACTCCTGGTTTTCACAAGATTAAAAATATCAGCGAATTATGTGGCGAGTCTAGTCAAATTAAAAAGGAAGATTTTGATTATGTATTTGTTGAGTTGCCGGGGATAATGAATGATTCATATCCTGTAGAACTCGTTAGTGATTCTGATTATTCGATTATGTTCGTGCGTGCAAATAGAGCTTGGTCACTTGCCGATCAGAATTCGCTAAAAGATTATGCGTCGGTTTCAAAAGAAGATTCCATTAAAGTGTTATTGAATGGTGTAGAATTACCCGAAATGGAAACTATTTTAGGTGATCTTCCAAAGGAAAGATCTTTTATCCGAAGGATCGGGAAAAATGTATTAAGACTAAGGTTTTATACTAAAAAAAATATTTCATAAATATGATAGGAGAATTATACAAAAGATATTCCACTTAAAAAATAGGATAAAGTAAATGAAGGTAAATCAATTAAAAGTTGGAGCGATATTATCCTATGTAGTAATGGGGTTAAGCAATCTGGTTGGATTGCTATATACACCTTACCTTTTGCGCATGATGGGACAGAGTGAATATGGTCTTTATTCACTTGTTGCATCGGTAGTTGCTTATCTAACTATTCTTGATTTAGGCTTCGGAAATACTATTATAAGATATACGGCCAAATTTCGTTCTGAAGGGAAGACCGAGGAACAATATTCCATGTTTGGAATGTTTGTGATTCTCTATTCTTTTATAGGTTTTATTGTCTTTATTTTTGGTATGATATTGTATTACAATATCGATAAATTGTATGGGGCGACATTAACTTTAGAGGAATTAGATAAGGTGCACACTCTTGTTTTGCTTATGGTTTTTAACCTTGTCTTTACTTTTCCTGTTAGTATATTCGGGTCTATTGTTACTGCATATGAGAAGTTTATTTTTCAGAAAGTAATTCAGATTGTTCGGATTATACTAAATACCTTAATCATGATTGCTCTTTTAAAAATGGGATATCGAGCAATTGGAATGGTTGTTTTAATTACAATATTTAATGTGGTTACTCAACTAGTGAATTTATGGTATTGCAAGTATCGAATTAAGATCAAATTGTATTTTAAAAAATTCGAATGGGGATTTTTTAAAGAATTGGCAGGATATTCTTTTTACATCTTTTTAGGTGCGATTATAGACCGTATGTATTGGAGTACCGGGCAACTTGTTTTAGGTGCTAATGTTGGTACTGCAGCAGTAGCTATTTTTGCTGTGGGAATTCAATTGGAGCAGATGTATATGGGATTCTCAACAGCTATTTCTGGTGTTTTTCTTCCGAAAGTAACAGCTATGGTTTCTAAATCAGAATCCAATAAAGAAATTTCAGATTTATTTATACGTACCGGCAGAATCCAGTTTATTGTTATGGCATTTGTACTTGCAGGATTCGTTTTATTTGGACGTCAATTTATCCATTTGTGGGCTGGAGAGGATTACTCGGATACATATATTATCACATTATTATTTTTTATTCCACTAACCATTCCTCTGATTCAGAATTTGGGAATTACAATTTTACAGGCTCGTAATCGAATTAAATTTCGGGCGCTGTTGTATTTAGGGATAGCAGTTTTTAGTGTTGCATTACAATTATTATTGGTGGAAAAATACGGTGGAATAGGTTGTGCTATCGCTATTAGCGCTGGTTTGATTCTGGGACATATTTTGATCATGAATATCTATTATTTCAAACGTCAGGAAATTGATATTCCTAAATTTTGGAGAGAAATAGGTAAGATGTCTATTTCACCTCTCATTTTGGGAATACTCACATTTTTAATTATTCAAAAATTTCAATTAGACTCCGTTATAAGCCTTTCAATAGGAATTGTCTTATTCTCGATAGTGTATCTTCCTTTGTTTTGGTTTACATCCATGAATAAGTATGAACGTGATTTATTATACAAACCAATTCAATCAGTGATGCTTAAATTAAAATCCCAAGCAGGATTACCACCAAAAGCGTAAACTGAATAGGATTACTAATAACTACTTAAAGGGACTATATATGGCATCGTTTAAAGACAAAATAAAGAACCTGTTGCCTCAGAAACTATTATACATGTATTATCTGAAAACAGCGAAAAAAGCTTGCATGTATGATATTAAAAGACGTGTTCACGATAAGGTTTACAATGACTCCAACGCTGAGAAGGTGAAAAGGGATTTGGCTCTTGCATATCATATTGTTGAGAAAGGATTGACCATGCCGGAACCACGACCTGGTTTTGGAAAAGCTGTTGTTTTGAGCCTTATTGGTACGGTTGAAAAATATTTGGAGCTGAATTTACCGAATAACGATTTGGAGTTCACTCAATCTGTTTCAGTATTAAAAGAATACTTGGAATTTCATGATGATATTAATTTTCAGTTGGACATTGAATTAGCAGGGAAATTAGAAAATATCAAATCGCAATTTCCAAATGTTGAAGGTTTAAAACAGATCAAAATCAGTAAAAAAGATTATTTTTCAAATATAAATGAGTCGTTTGAAAAGTTCTGTAAATCAAGATATTCAGTTCGGAATTATACCAATGAGGAAATACCTCTGCCTTTATTGTATGATTGTATTGATCTGGCACAAAGGTCACCCTCTTTTTGTAACCGACAGCCTAGTCGTGTACATATCGTAAAATCTGCTGAAAATAAAAAAGCAATTCTTGAAATACAGAATGGAAACAGAGGTTTTGGACACTTAGCTGAAACTTTACTGCTTGTAAGTTCTGTGATATCAACCACCAAAGATATTCACGAGAGGTTTGAAAATCATTTAAATGGAGGCCTGTTTAGTATGACCTTATTGAATGCATTGCATTTTAATGAAATTGGTGCTTGCTCTTTAAACTGGAGTGTTTCAGAGGATAAGGATTTAAAATTGCGATCGATAATTGATATTCCCGAGAATGAGGTTGTTTTGATGATTATTGCATGTGGTTATCTGCCAGATGAATTTGCGATTGCATCTTCACCAAGGAAAAGTGCGCAGGAAATTACCGTTGCTCACTAACAATGCAAGCAAGATTTGAAGTTTGACTTTAAAGTAATAATTCAAGCAATACAGTTATGAAAATAGGAATTATAACACTGCCGTTTAATTGGAACTATGGAGGGATACTGCAAACATATGCTTTGCAATCTGCATTAAAGAAAATTGGGCACGAGTCTTATACTATAAACAGGAATACAGAACCAATGTCTTTAAAGCTTAAGGTTCTTTCTTATATAAGGAGATCAATACTGAAGACTTTGTTTCGGAAGGATGTTGTTGTTCGAACCTGGCCTACCAAAGAGGAAGAGAAAACGATAAGACAGCATACAGATCGTTTTATACGCGAAAATATCAAGATCACAGATTTACTAAAATCAGAAAAAGAGTTTAAGAATCTGGCCAAGTACGATTTTAGCGCTTATGTTATTGGAAGTGATCAGGTTTGGAGACCAAAATATTCACCAATAATTGAAAATCACTTTTTAAAGTTTATACCTTCAAATGATAAAAGTAAGCGCATAGCCTATGCCGCTTCATTTGGTGTAGATAACTGGGAGTTTACCCCAAGTCAAACTAAAGCTTGCGCTGATTTGGCAAAGCAATTTGATTCTATTTCGGTAAGGGAAGATTCCGGAGTTGCACTTTGTAAAAAACATCTAAATGTTGATGCTGATGTTACACTGGATCCAACCTTGTTAATTGATAAAGAAGAATACATTAAGCTGGTTGGAAAAGATGGAATTCCAAAATTATCAGGGACTCTTTTAAATTACATTTTAGATCTGTCACCAGATAAAAAGAAGATTCTTGATCAAGCTATTGAAGAATTAGGTATTAAACCTGTTTCAATCATGCCAAAAGGTACTTTTCGTGAGTCGGGGAAAAATAGACTGGATGATTGTATTTGTCCTCCGGTTACAAATTGGCTACGTGGGTTTATGGATGCTGAATTTGTGATTACCGATTCCTTCCATGGGACGGTATTTTCTATCATTTTTAATAAACCATTTCTTGCTATTGGTAATGCGAAACGAGGTATAACTCGTTTTAGTTCATTACTTAAGATTCTTGGTTTAGAAGACCGGTTAATATTGAAATATGACGAGAGTATTTTAGAAAAGATAAAAACACCAATTGATTACGAAAAAGTTAATAGAATACTCAATATAAAGAAAAAAGAAGCATATCAATTTTTAGAAAAATCATTAAGTAATTGACTTGTTAGAAGATATTTATACTCTATTGTAGAATTGAATGGACAATATTTTTGAAGAAAAACATGGTAATCAGCTTTTAAAAAAGCCACAATATCTTTTCGGTATGCTTCTGCTCATGCTGATAATTGGTTATGTGGTTGCTAAAGGTGGTATGGTATCTGGAATTGGAATTCTGGCTATGCCAATTATTGTTAGCTATGTTTATCTCATTTTTGCCATTCCAAAAACCGGAATAATTGGTATTTATATTTTAAATTTTGTTGCCATTGGAATTGTTCGATACGTGAAGGGTGTTCCACTTGGATTAACTATCGATGCGCAGTTTTTATTGATTTATTTAGCCCTGTTCTTTAAGAGTTTTTTTTATAAAATACCATGGAGTAATGCAAAGAATGATCTTGTTCTTCTAGCCGCTATTTGGTATGGATATGCACTCGTTCAAATGGTAAATCCTGAGGCAGCAAGTCGTGTTGCCTGGTTTTATGCTATGCGAAGTGTGTCCTTATACATGCTTTTTACAGTTCCATTGATATTTATCCTTTTCAATAAGAAAAAGGATTTGGAATTGCTGTTTAAAATATGGGCTATTCTGTCAATCTTAGGAACAATTAAAGGCATATTTCAGAAGAATTTTGGTGTTGATCCATTCGAACAAGCTTGGCTCGATGCAGGGAATGCAAGCACTCATCTTCTATTCGGTAAACTCCGGGTATTTTCTTTTTATTCCGATGCCGGGCAATTTGGTGCCGCACAAGGTCATGCAGGAGTCGTATTTCTAATCCTAGCACTAAATCAGAAGCGTTCACGACAGCTTAAAATATTTTATATCGTAGCGGGAGTATTGGGTTTGTACGGATTATTGATATCTGGAACCCGGGGAGCAATTGCTGTACCAGTAATGGGATTTGCACTTTACACCGTGTTAAGAAAGCAGATAAAAGTAGTTGCTTTAGGTGCTATCATGGGAATTAGTCTGTTGGTATTTTTTAAATACACCACAATCGCGCAAGGGAATCCTACGGTTCGAAGAATGAGAACCGCATTCGATCCGAATAATCCTTCGCTGTTGGTTCGACTTGAGAATCAAAGGAAATTGAAATCATATTTGGCATCTCGGCCTTTGGGCGGAGGGATAGGTTCTGCCGGTAATTGGGGATTACGTTTTACACCTAATACATTTTTGGCCAGAACACCAACCGATAGTTGGTATGTAATGATATGGGCAGAACAAGGTATAGTTGGATTAATGCTACACTTATTCATATTGTTTTACATCCTGTCAAAATCTGTATATATAATAATGTTTAAGCTCAAAGATGAGGAGATAAAAGCAATGATGAGTGCTCTGGTGAGTGGGCTTTTCGGCATTATGGCCGCATCTTATGGCAATGGAGTGTTGGGACAAATGCCAACAGGTTTATTAATATATTCCAGTATGGCCTACTTGTTCTTAGGCAAGAAGTTGGAAGAGGAAAATATAGCTCTAAACTCGAAAGAGCAACTTGAGTTATCTCAAAGCAATAAATAGGACTATTTTAAAAATATAAGTTATTGATTTAATCAATGATTCAGAATAGCAGATTTGTTTATAAACTGGCGACTAATTAAAATTTTAAAATTATGGAATACAGGAATATATCAGATTTAAATCAAATTATACTAAAAAGGCTTGATGTACTTCCACGCGATTTTGACCTAATTGTTGGAATCCCAAGAAGTGGTATGTTGCCTGCAAATTTATTAGCGCTCTACCTTAATAAACCTTATACAGATATCGATTCTTTTTTAAACGGTCATGTATATAAATCGGGTGAAAGAGGTCAATTTTTCGATATCAAAGAATTTAAAAAGGTTCTTGTTGTGGATGATAGTATTGCTTCCGGATCAGCAATGAAGAAAAGCCAAAAGAAATTGGAAGAGGTTGCTGGCAATTTCGATTTAAAATATTGTGCCATTTATGTGGTTCCTGGTAAAGAGAAATTAGTTGATTATTACTTCGAATCGGTTCCATTACCTCGTTATTTTCAGTGGAATATTTTCAATCATACAACACTTGAAAAGGCATGTTTCGATATTGACGGCGTGTTATGTATTGATCCAACAGAGGAACAGAATGATGATGGCGAAAAATACACCGATTTTGTTTTAAATGCTCCACCACTATATATTCCTGGCGCTAAAATTGGAACCATTGTAACATCTCGTCTTGAGAAGTATAGAAAAGAAACTGAGATTTGGTTGGATAAACACAATGTGAAGTACAACAAGCTTGTAATGCTCGACCTTCCAAATAAGGAGGCACGACAAAAAGCAAATAGTCATGGACAACACAAGGCTAAAACATATGCGTCTGAACCTTATGTTTTAATGATTGAAAGCGATTTGGTTCAATCAATAGAAATTAATCGTTTGACCAAAAAACCAGTTTTGTGTACAGCAAATTTTGAAATGATTTTTGATTCACAATCACTTAAGTATAACATTAAAAGTGGGAAGCATTTTCCTTTTTTAAGAAAAATAGCATTGAAAATTCGTGACAAAATGAGAGGTAACTAGTTTGTTGTTTACAAGCATTTAGGATTAATTCGAACACTAAAATTGTTAGTATGGGTAACAAAAAAAATATAGTTTGTGTTTCAAATACAACTTGGGAAGGATTTTATACAAAATCTACAGTTCAGCTTGTTTCACTTCTTGCCAAGTCAAATAACTTACTCTTTGTAGAGTATCCATTTACTATAAAGGATTTGATTTTCACTCTACTAGGAAAAGGGAGAACGCCGGTTGCCCGAATGCTTGGATTAAAAAGCAGACTGGTGAAAAAGAATTCTACGTTTAATACTGAGGTAAATCATTTGGTTTTACCGCCATTATTACCTTTTGCTTTTTTTAAGAATGAGAGTTTGTATCATTTTTTCTTGAACCTAAACAGTTTCTTTTACGCCAGATCTA contains:
- a CDS encoding UDP-glucuronic acid decarboxylase family protein, with amino-acid sequence MKRILVTGGAGFVGSHLCERLLHEGNEVICMDNYFTGKKHKILHLLNHPYFEMIRHDVTMPYFIEVDEIYNLACPASPVHYQYNPIKTVKTSVMGAINMLGLAKRTKAKILQASTSEVYGDPVVHPQPESYWGHVNPIGIRSCYDEGKRCAESLFVNYHAQNNVRIKIIRIFNTYGPKMEPDDGRVVSNFIVQALQGQDITIFGDGKQTRSFQYVSDLVEGMIRMMNTGDDFTGPVNIGNPGEFTMLELAKNIIDLTDSKSKIIHLPLPSDDPTQRQPDITLAKEKLNGWEPIVPLREGLIKTIDYFENLLSEK
- a CDS encoding sugar transferase; this translates as MDNLIILYLSSDSTNKHSAITKGMVAEFFMVDNIFSANQWIKENELPDAVVCDKKLRGGNGFSFYDFWIEQFDPKSKIPFILIDDENNQDTIQKALQKGIDDVYSKPFTIEDLIPRILTLQKVKPLAKTQPRTSSTLPQAYKTPFFKRTFDIVSASLGLLLISPILILFVIAIRLESKGKVYYISKRVGSGYNVFDFYKLRSMFTDADKRLKELSHLNQYQNESTENTDEKDEAVKNTSVSELDHTDQMLIGDEEQVSEKEHILAKKQKQDSAFVKFENDPRITKVGQIIRKLSIDELPQLLNVIKGDMSIVGNRPLPLYEAELLTTDDWTERFHGPAGITGLWQVEARGKTSKMSPEERKSLDNKYSEIAKSPFSFWKDLWIIIRTIPAVFQKENV
- a CDS encoding hybrid sensor histidine kinase/response regulator, which translates into the protein MKKDFQEVIPTVLVVDDNPKNIQIIALILRELNYKITIAVDGKTAIDLVDRVRPDLILLDIMMPGMDGFEACKIIKSKTKNENIPIIFLTALSEKVNIVKGFENGGVDYIVKPFNKEELISRIKTHLELKFARDEMQRMTTHLSELNSIKDKMFSVIGHDLRSPIGSMKMIIDNLLSKADKYADESLIDSVEILSKTSDEVFNLLENLLWWARSQSKAVVIYPENLELEQIVNSIYYLNKGSFKLKKINFKQVVDKDCTVLADINILKTILRNLLSNALKFTPEGGQITLEAYTSGEFVQISIIDTGVGIPADKIPLLFDEKGHLTTFGTNNESGSGLGLKLCGEFVKSSNGHIHVKSEIGLGSTFTIEIPKGITVD
- a CDS encoding TolC family protein yields the protein MNRIIPLFFLFQFSISTSAVYSQNLDTLVDQVVQGSQITDMLLPLNYMQELAVENSPLLKFHDSEIIISKLKIRAEKRNWMSTLGFEASAKYGLFDNLIITEDLGTEQATSKTEQTRYSVGLFLKIPLNTVGDRTNVRQARAELEKRRYQKENSVKELRQLVIVQFNNVLKSNKSVEIRNKAFGFSNMQMISVEKDFVNGKINISEYTRVNDIKMNAELEFEKSKLELTMAIQILSEIVGKPVTTKN
- a CDS encoding response regulator transcription factor: MKKILIVDDKSSISMLLVQFLKERFKLETKSDGLEALAWLQQGNIPDLIITDLQMPNMDGIGLINSLKESGYFKHIPIIVLSSKDSSADRIQCLKLGAEDYMIKPFNPEELQLRIDKILNR
- a CDS encoding GumC family protein, encoding MNIIFFIRLLQKHLLLLAILPIVMVGVVFFLTQDQPKLYDSSTGIYTGIATGSSIVSLEESKLDLFGTRIAFDNLINLIKTKTTIEEVALRLLAKHLLLDGSTPDVILPKHYAELMELVPEKVKALVVKGNPEKTYRNLLAYKNLDHNNFVYELIHLNHRHYSSKEILKEIKVARVQSSDMVMISFNTDDPGICKNTLDLINEVFVRVYSDIKVNQSDAVVSYFLKEIGNSEDNLNVAEEELVEFNKAHNIINYYEQTRHIASEKEHFDLRYTEIKMNHMAVVSVLRLLENRMTKGNQRRLNSTEILALRKSLSEIEHRIWMKSNYAGVNELSSKQDSTDLVDLKGESMIIEQQLKKMVASQYEMDNSKEGLNGNTILDRWIEKIIEFESSKAQLEVGDQIKIEFDDLFKLYAPLGATMKRLERKIDVAEQKYLSLLESLNKAKLKQQNVELNSNLKIVTPPFFPIEARASKRKFLLIIAFMIGFVIPVFFIIVLEFIDSSIKTVVRAEDMIGMNVLSMFPNLLLKNKNTDLELVKNKTLNVLVRKLLLLKSVNQEDKKTVQVSVFSNQKGEGKSFVFDMLVDRLHNLGYKVLSLQNGNADETKSSTFYNYSITPGFHKIKNISELCGESSQIKKEDFDYVFVELPGIMNDSYPVELVSDSDYSIMFVRANRAWSLADQNSLKDYASVSKEDSIKVLLNGVELPEMETILGDLPKERSFIRRIGKNVLRLRFYTKKNIS